One genomic window of Rhizomicrobium sp. includes the following:
- a CDS encoding PBP1A family penicillin-binding protein: MPRRAQSEPSFREGPPRPAPPPPPPQKPRRRRAWPYAVMLLIAWGGIFGAVFWSHFLSDLPDTTKLMVAGSSHDVTVLDVQGRLIARRGLTQGDRIDVSLLPSYVPNAFIAIEDRRFRSHLGIDPIGLARAAFENMNAGHVRQGGSTLTQQLAKNLFLSPSRTFERKLQEAMLALYLESRYSKDQILTLYLNRVYFGAGVYGIEAAAQRFFGKHAQQLTLPEAAMLAGSVKAPARFNPLADTDASMQRATVVLQAMVESGFIDAKTRADAEATRPRIVRGSGTPGSGYFADWVLSRLSGYIGDNDDSLIVETTFDLDAQALAERAVAQGLAADGDKLHASQGVLVAMTPDGAIRAMVGGRSYEASSFNRATDALRQPGSAFKPFVYLTAFEHGRTPDDVMNDGPVDIHGWKPQDYEGHFEGPMSLEHAFAKSSNSVAAQLAQEVGPATVVRTARRLGISSPLEAVASLALGTSGVSPLELTGAYVPFANGGHGVNAFAIARIKTRSGTVLYERKGSGLGEVMSPLSNQQMTRLMVETVTTGTGKAARLDGRPTAGKTGTTQDFHDAWFVGFTADLVCGVWIGNDDNAPMEKATGGTLPAKIFHNFMEAAEAGLPVKPLPGALGAVAATDMPAVPPDATTAPAPDAPDADKKPGTIEDLINNIFGKNGT, translated from the coding sequence ATGCCACGCAGGGCACAATCCGAACCGAGCTTCCGCGAAGGCCCGCCCCGGCCCGCGCCGCCGCCTCCGCCGCCGCAAAAGCCGCGCCGCCGCCGGGCGTGGCCCTATGCCGTGATGCTGCTGATCGCCTGGGGCGGGATTTTCGGGGCGGTGTTCTGGTCGCATTTCCTCTCCGACCTGCCGGACACCACCAAGCTGATGGTCGCCGGCTCGTCGCATGACGTGACCGTGCTTGATGTGCAGGGGCGGCTGATCGCGCGGCGCGGCCTGACCCAGGGCGATAGGATCGACGTCTCGCTCCTGCCGTCCTACGTCCCCAACGCCTTCATCGCGATCGAGGACCGCCGCTTCCGTTCGCATCTCGGCATCGATCCGATCGGGCTGGCGCGCGCCGCCTTCGAGAACATGAACGCCGGCCATGTCCGCCAGGGCGGCTCGACGCTGACCCAGCAGCTCGCCAAGAACCTGTTCCTCAGTCCCAGTCGCACCTTCGAGCGCAAGCTGCAGGAGGCGATGCTCGCCCTCTATCTGGAGTCGCGCTATTCCAAGGACCAGATCCTCACGCTCTATCTCAACCGCGTCTATTTCGGCGCCGGCGTCTACGGCATCGAGGCGGCGGCGCAGCGCTTCTTCGGCAAGCATGCGCAGCAGCTCACTTTGCCGGAAGCCGCGATGCTGGCGGGCAGCGTGAAGGCGCCGGCCAGGTTCAACCCGCTGGCCGACACCGACGCCTCGATGCAGCGCGCCACCGTCGTGCTGCAGGCGATGGTCGAATCCGGCTTCATCGACGCCAAGACGCGCGCCGACGCCGAGGCGACGCGGCCGCGCATCGTGCGCGGCTCGGGCACGCCGGGCTCGGGCTATTTCGCCGACTGGGTGCTGAGCCGGCTGTCGGGTTATATCGGCGACAACGATGATTCCCTCATCGTCGAAACGACCTTCGATCTCGACGCGCAGGCGCTGGCCGAGCGGGCGGTGGCGCAGGGTCTCGCGGCGGACGGCGACAAGCTGCATGCCAGCCAGGGCGTGCTGGTGGCGATGACGCCGGATGGCGCGATCCGCGCCATGGTCGGCGGACGCTCTTACGAAGCAAGCTCGTTCAACCGCGCCACCGATGCGCTGCGCCAGCCGGGTTCGGCCTTCAAGCCTTTCGTCTACCTCACCGCCTTCGAGCACGGGCGCACGCCGGACGATGTGATGAATGACGGGCCCGTCGACATCCATGGCTGGAAGCCGCAGGACTATGAAGGCCATTTCGAAGGCCCGATGAGCCTGGAGCACGCCTTCGCGAAATCCTCCAATTCGGTGGCGGCGCAATTGGCGCAGGAAGTGGGTCCGGCGACCGTGGTGCGCACGGCGCGGCGGCTCGGCATCTCCTCGCCGCTGGAGGCGGTGGCTTCGCTGGCGCTCGGCACCTCGGGCGTCTCGCCGCTGGAACTGACCGGCGCCTATGTGCCGTTCGCCAATGGCGGACACGGCGTCAACGCCTTCGCCATCGCCCGCATCAAGACGCGCAGCGGCACGGTGCTTTACGAGCGCAAGGGCTCGGGCCTCGGCGAGGTGATGTCGCCGCTCAGCAACCAGCAGATGACGCGGCTGATGGTGGAGACCGTCACCACCGGCACCGGCAAGGCGGCGCGACTCGACGGCCGGCCGACGGCGGGCAAGACCGGCACGACGCAGGATTTCCACGACGCCTGGTTCGTCGGCTTCACCGCCGATCTGGTCTGCGGCGTGTGGATCGGCAATGACGACAACGCCCCGATGGAGAAGGCGACCGGCGGCACGCTGCCGGCGAAGATTTTTCACAATTTCATGGAAGCGGCCGAGGCCGGGCTGCCGGTGAAGCCGCTGCCCGGCGCCCTGGGCGCCGTGGCGGCGACCGATATGCCGGCCGTGCCGCCCGACGCAACCACGGCGCCGGCGCCCGATGCGCCGGACGCCGACAAGAAGCCCGGAACAATCGAGGATCTGATCAACAATATCTTCGGCAAGAACGGGACGTAG